The DNA region GCGACGTGACGAGCCACATCCCCCGCGGTCGCGGTGGAATCGGTCGTGATGACGATGTCGACCGGATCACCTGCCTGACGATGCAGCGTCAGCTTGAGCCTCACGGCGTCTCCCCCGGTCCCGCCGGCACGCCGGCGATCCTCATCACTCGGTCACGCTCGGTCATACCCGCACCACGGCTGCGACGCGGTCGCCGAGCCGGATCTTGTCGCCGTCTGTCGCCATGGTGGGCGTCCCGGCCGCGACTGCGTACTCGGTGCCCGCCCGGATCAACCCGGATCCGTTGGTGGAGCGGCAGTCGACGATCTCCAGCCCGCCCTCGACCGGGCGCACCAGCATGTGGGTCTTCGACAGCGATTTGCTGTCGTCGGAGAGCGCAATGGCGCTCGCCCCCGGGTGCTGGGCGGCATCCGGGTTGCGTCCGAGCAGAACGGGTGCCGTGATCGGGATGCTTTCGCCGGAGTCGAAGCGCAGGCCGAAGCGAGCTGCCGGCTCGGGCTGGGACGACGGAGGCTGCACAGGCTCCGGCTGCGGCGCGGGTTCGCGCTGCGGCGCGGGAGGGGGCACCGGTCCCGGCTGCGGCGCGGGTTCGCGCTGCGGCGCGGGAGGGGGCACCGGTCCCGGCTGCGGAGCGGCCGACTGTACCGGCGCAGACACGGGTGCGGGCTCGGGGTGCATGGGCGCGGCGGGAGAGCCGGCCACTGCGGCAGGCTTCTCGTCGTCCGCGATCCGGTATCCGCCGAGCACCGGCTTCCCCGCCTCGGCCGGCGCCTGCGCTGCCGGTGTCGCGGGGGGCAGGCCGACCGTCGGTCGCTCGTGCGCCTCGTGCGGTCGCGCCATGCCCAGCACCCCCGCGCTGACCCGGCTGCCGGGACGATACTCGGGCTGCGCCGCGGGGTCCGTGGGCGTCGCGAGCGAGGGCAGCGTCGACCGCCCGAGGTTCGGCTCGGCCTTCACCATCTTCCGCGCCACGCGCATCCGCTTCTCCGCATACGGGTTCAGCCCTGTGCGCACGTCGACGAGCCAGATCCCGGTCGCCTTGTCGTGCAGTCCGCGTCCCCGACGCTCGGGGTCGAACGTGGGCGAGATGAGGAGGAACACCGGCCCCAGCAGAGGCACCACTCCGGAGGCGACCACCATGAGGAAGCGCGCGAGCACGGCGCCGACCCGCGGGCGCTCCAACGTGCGCACGTTGACGCTGCGGATGCCGGTGACCGCCTTGCCGATCGTCATCCCTTTGGTTCCGTGCAGGACCAGCTGGACGATGAGGTACACGAGGCCGAGGAGCGTCGAGACCGAGGCCATCACGACAGCGAAGATGAAATCCGGGTGATTGAGG from Microbacterium sp. zg-B185 includes:
- a CDS encoding RDD family protein → MIWEIDDQKPKIEGLDAQGRPDPAYAAALGLLRAPFGRRALAATTDVGIWVLVVLPFLIGTAPLLVKLATGAISPYGFLNHPDFIFAVVMASVSTLLGLVYLIVQLVLHGTKGMTIGKAVTGIRSVNVRTLERPRVGAVLARFLMVVASGVVPLLGPVFLLISPTFDPERRGRGLHDKATGIWLVDVRTGLNPYAEKRMRVARKMVKAEPNLGRSTLPSLATPTDPAAQPEYRPGSRVSAGVLGMARPHEAHERPTVGLPPATPAAQAPAEAGKPVLGGYRIADDEKPAAVAGSPAAPMHPEPAPVSAPVQSAAPQPGPVPPPAPQREPAPQPGPVPPPAPQREPAPQPEPVQPPSSQPEPAARFGLRFDSGESIPITAPVLLGRNPDAAQHPGASAIALSDDSKSLSKTHMLVRPVEGGLEIVDCRSTNGSGLIRAGTEYAVAAGTPTMATDGDKIRLGDRVAAVVRV